TGGTCATGCTTGCCGCCCGATTACCTGATGGATATACCGGCAGAAGAAAACCCGGCCCTAAAATCGATCATCCAGCAATATAGTTCGCTCCAACCAGGGACAATCCTTTATTTTCGCCTGCGGGCCAACCCGACCCGAAAGATTGACACCAAAAC
This sequence is a window from Deltaproteobacteria bacterium. Protein-coding genes within it:
- a CDS encoding type I-E CRISPR-associated protein Cas6/Cse3/CasE produces the protein MSAFPSLPIPAASARENFSVLHRLEADRRRRKVVLYVQSREKPDWSCLPPDYLMDIPAEENPALKSIIQQYSSLQPGTILYFRLRANPTRKIDTKT